TTTTTAGTGAAGTTTTACTTTTACCTCAAACATTTGTTAGCCACTCATAACTATCATCCTGGTATACTCATTATGTCAGAGAAAAGACATATATAGCTAAAAACCACTGCTTTTTTGCATTTCCACCAATGTACCGTAACATTCAATTAAAACAAATCTGAGCCAAATCCCTACACTTAACATGCAGTTTTCAATTCCCTAATTTAGTTTCCTAAGAATCTCTGCAAGGAAAATAGTTGAGATCCCACTACTGGAGAATATTCTGGAAAAAATATGAGGTAACTATCAAGGGATTGAATAACACAGTAAATTGACTTAAAGAGTttacattgtttaaaaaaaaaacacaagctaCTATATTATTCTACCACTGGAAAAGTGAATTCTTGAACAACACTGATAAAAAACCCAAATATATTCTATGTAGCCCCCTAAGCAATCACCCCGTAGAACAGCAGAGAATTTAAGAACTTCTTGTTGGTTTTTATGAACCTTAACTGTATATAtgcactatttttattttttttgcaccaACAAAGTTGGGTATTACTCAAAATCTCAAGAATGGTTTTGTGAAAATTAACAACATGTGGTCTTATTGCCTATCTAAACTTTCTACATGTTAATGACTTGATCGTTGCCAGAACAATCTCTTCAAATAAAGGTTAAAGACGAGGTGCAGCAACTGCAAAGGTGCAGCCTGTGGCAACATCCCATGTGAGGATACCACAGCCAACCCAGGACACCATGCCCAACCAGCCAGCATTATTACACTGACAACAGTCGCCGCAAGTAGGGAGGcacacaaatatattattatttaaatttgtatacctccctataACCATAGGTCTTTTATAAAGAGATTGCAGTTGACAGACAAAATGGTGAGCTAAAATAACTACTGGCATGTAATGTCAAGGTAGATGTATATCCAAATGATTGTATGCCAACGCAGAGACATGATGTCAGCACATGGCATACTGGAAGCATATCCATCCTAGCAGGGCTCAGCAGATCAATTCCTCATCTGGGGTCCCCACTAGCTGCCATTTTGGCTCTCTAAGGGAGACGCTGAAGGCAGTGACTAGTCTCTCTCTTACAAGCAGGCACACTCAGTGGCAATGATATAATGGGCTGAGAGTTAAATGGATTCTGAGTCCCAATCAGTACCCAGTGAGTGCTTGAATCCTATCTATAACATCACTGTTACTAGGTAACCCCACTGACAAGCATGAGGGGAAATACAAGGCCAGCAGCTGTGGCAGCCCCACCAGAGCCCCAAGTAAGGGGTGGTCAGTGCTGGGAGACCACTATGCCATTCTGCCCACAACCCGCCCCCCACCCTAAAACCCTGGGCCTGCCAACTTAGTTATCCATTTGTACGGATGAGACAGTCAGGTTTAAAACCTGAAATTTGACGAATGGCACAGGAAAAAACCTCCACTGTCTGAGCACCAACCACATGTATGGCAGGAAAATTGATGTTGGCCCTCCAGTACATGATACCACTTCCTGTGGTAACATATGTTTTGTAACATATATAGTCTTCAATGGTCCTCAAATAGAAGCAATCTTTTTACACCCAGTTAACATTATGGATGGACATGTCAGCCTATTTCTGGTTCATGCCATTTTTGTAAAATATCTATCTATGAATAGGTATTTAAATACCTATTTTTGAAAGTAATTTCTCACAGAACATGCACTCCTAGATACATTTTATCATGCATTTCTAAATATGTTTtatcctaaaatgcacattttaaaaagaacattgcaAAATTGGGGGAAATGTGAAATCTGAAGCATAATTATAGCATAGTTTAGGGTGATGTGGAGAGCAGGTCAGTTTACAAAGGTCAAATTAATCAAGCACCGCTAGTTAACACAGCTGAAATACTTGAAATTGCAGAATAGtgcaatttaaagaaaaaattaaataagGATTCAATGGACTTGCCCCCCATGCTGTGTGACAGCCAAACAAGAGGTCTATCTCCAACACCAGCAGCTCGCAGTTTCTTGAGAAGCTCAGTGCTCTTGTAGGAAAGAGACTCCCTGCAAATCAAGGAGAGAGAACCAAGTAGCAGATGCAAAGGCAGTGGCTTTTAAACCCTGTTCTGGGAAACACTAGACAGCCAAGGAAGCTTGCAAGGGCTCCTCAATCAGGTCAGTACTGGTGAGCAAGCTTTACTGAGAAACAACTTGTGCCATGGGAGAGGGTTGGGTGTTTTCTAGCAGGGCAATACTGAGACCCAAAAGGTCTGGCCAGGGTCCCACCTGATTTTCATGGGTGCCctagaaccatagctgtcaacttttcccttttcttgcgaggaatcctattaggaataagtgaatttccctttaaaaagggggaaagttgacagctatgcctagaaCATGCCTCAGGATATTTGGCAGTACATTGGGGTCCTTTGGCAAATCCACAAATGGCTGATGTGGAATGGGTTTACTGAGAATAGAACGTTTCAAAACCACCGCagttattaaaaagcaaaaacagattCAATAAATTCCAGTTGGGTAGTACATGCTGACTGCAAGCAGCGACTTACCGTATTTTtacatgtataagactaggttttttcctttttaaaaatgtccaaaatttgggggcatcttatacacggatagatctctccccattttcttaaacctgagtcccccaaaataggggggggtcttatacatgggggcgtctcatagacggaaaaatatgggTAATACCCCTTTTTAATCAGCATGGATGCTATAGAGATTTTGGGTGCAATTCTGCACACAGCTCAGGCTGTTTAAATCCCACTGATGTCTATGGGATTTATGCAGATTAGTTGTGTGCTGGATTGCAGCCAGAGTTGACCCAAATATTCAAACAGGCATTTTTAGTGAAAACTTAAAGAAACCTATGGAGACTTGTTCCAAAGCAGAAGAACACACAAAATTCTAGAATTCAGCAGGGTCTTTAGATGTCGTCTCAAGGGTCCTTGGCAGCATTACAGATTCATTCCTTAAAAGCTGGCATGCTTATAAATAGCAATGCAAACTTTCCAGAACTGCTTGTGAATTTATACCGACAGTTCACCTTAGTCTTAAAGTCAGGGGATTTGCTGTGCATGCAGTtatgattataatttttttttttttgccaatttcaccAAAGCTGGTGTTTTAAACTGTCAAGGACAATCAAAACTGGGTGTAGAGTAACTGTGCCTCCTGTGGCAACTTGAGGGAGGAGGCACAGCTCAGCGACAGAGGACAGACTGTGAATAGGAAGGACTCAGGCTCAGACCCTTAGCATTTCTGGTTTAAAAAACTATCACAGGGAGCAAGCTGGGAACTCTGTTGCGAGACATTACAGAGTTGCTGATCACTGGAATAGAGAACCCCAAGCAAAATGGACCAGCTATATGACGGGGTATAAGGTGGCTTCATACGTGCCAAAGGATGGCCCAGCCAATTCTGCGAAACTGGAGCTTACAAAACACGATCAATTATTCTGATCAAATGCAAATGTGGATTTAGGCTACTTAGAACTGTCACCACCATTAGTTCCTAAACAATACAATACGCTTTACAAAGCAGAAATGGAAATCGCCATGTCTGCCTCTGTATAATCACACAGTTTCTACTTCCCGCCTATTTGTGTGCCCTGCATTTTTTACCTGTAGCTGTCCACGGGACATTTTGCTCTCCAGTCACTCAGATGTGTATCATACTCCACAGATATAATTCTAAGTGTTGGGCAGTCAGATGCCAACCATGTCTACATTGAGAATACATGAAAACAAGACAGAATATTGGATTCACAAAAGTTCTTGGGTTTCAAGCACTGAAATCAAGACTATTTTCAAGACAGACAGTGAATTGGAAGAGTGAAGTATGGTTACAGAGAATGCTGTTTTGAAACTGAAGCTTCTTTCTGAAGTAGTTTGCTAGAAGTCCATGTAATCTGAgctaatttttcttttaaaaaacattaattCAGTGTTAGCATACAAGGCATCCCCCACCacagtacaccccccccccaaaaaaaataaccacCTGTGAAGGCATTTTCACTCCAGGCCATAGCACTGTTGTCATTCTGAATGGTTGATTAGTTATGTGTGCCACTAAATCTCTGCATTCTACTATGGTAGCAGGCCCCAGAATAGCTAACTTCACTCAATGCACTATGCCACCACAGCTTGGGTTCCTTAGCCAGGTTAAcaacaggcagctttccaggaaatgatatataatgagttaaagaaaatgtttaaaaatacttttgttaaaaaaccagaagctttttttttactGGGCATAGTGGGTAAAGAGATACCGAGACAAGACAAAAGACTGTTCTTGTACGCAACcactgcggcaagaattttgttagctcaaaaatggaaacaaaatgaaataccAACGAAgtaagagtggcagatgaaactgatgaactttgcagaaatggcaaaactgatggGAAGAATCCGGAACCAGTGAGATCAAgcattccaaaaagactggaacaagtttatattatatttgaaagacaaccataagcaattaacatcactagcagggttatctgaagatttGTAAGATGAAACTACTACCTACTCAGGTTGAGAAATGTAATAACTTAGATAAAGATATAGCAAGAATAGGAAAGAAAGTGAAATGCAAAGATGCAAaatttaagtttgtaaaccattAGGTGGGATGGAGGGAAGCTGTTAGGCTTGGATAAGCAGCCAATGAGATTTAAGAAGATATGATGTTACATAGTGATtatatgtaaaactaataaaaattattataaaaaacaaacaaacaggcaactGAAAGGAAGGGAATTGAGTTTAGCTTCCCTTTTCCATTTTCAAACACAGGAAGCAACAACCCAATAAGCACAAAGGATTTCCCCcttacccagggctttttttcaactggaactcatcagaactcagttcccgcacctctcaggtaggcgtgactgccattataagagaacaagggaagcttTCATGgggagttctagcacctcttttcatagaaaaatagcactgcccataCCTTTGGCCAACACTCTGTATAATCGTCTTCCGTATCCACTTCCTTCTCAGCAGCAGGCTGCTCTATGTCCTGTTGCCGCCATGTTTTAAATGCTGCTCCCAAAAGACCATGAACGAAAAGGACATCAGCTTTAATGGGCTCACTGGTAGTGGAAATAAGAAGTTGCAAAAGGGAGTATGCATTACTAGAAGCCGGCATCCAAAGAACTGCTATCAAATCACATGTGCTGGTTAAGAGTTTTGGACTAACAGCTGGGAGACTACAGTTCAAATCTCCACAGAGTCATGAAGCTTACAGTCAGTCACTCTTAACCTATctcacagagctgttgtgaggGTATAATGGGCAGAATGAGAACTATGAACGCCGCTTTGGAAGAAATCAGaagcaaaatgtattttttgGCCCTCAGTGGAGCCATATGGATGACACAGTTGCAATGCTGTAGCAATAGAAAAGGTCATAATGGCAGAATACTCCCATTATAATCTAGAGCAGGGATAAATAACCTTTGTATAGTCGgagggccgcattcctttctaggcaaccttctgagggccacatgctaaAGCAGAGTAGCAAatatgaattttacctttgtacagtcgGATAGTTTCTACACACAATGACAGAGCCCTACAGATTCTAGGCTTAGAAGACACTTCTTTTGACCCGCCTTGTATTTTGATTAACCACCCCGCTACTCATTATCTTCACCCCTCACCCTCCACAGCACACAACCCGACTGATCTTAAGTGTTGTGAAGCTTCTTCAGAGCCTCCTCTTGGATTTGCCCCTTCTGGGTTCactttttccccctcctctgccttttTCTTTAAATGTATTCTTCTGTGCCATTGTTTCAGCCCCTGGGCTCCCTGTCACTTGCTTCTCTACAGCCTACACTTCCCAAAGCTGCTCCGTATTATATAGCTCTACACTGTTCCCTGAAACAGCAACCACTTGATCCTTGGAACCAGCAAGGCAAATCCAGAAAATGTTAGCTAAGGTGGCAAACTCCTGACCTCAGTGAGATTTACATATATGGTTAAGAGTCTAATCTTCCTGAGTTTAAGGAAATTTAGGAATACCTAAAGTTTCTATGTACTGGAGCCTGCTACTAAACCATTGCATTGCAGCACCTCTCTTTTCAATGAGACAAAGGAACTTCTTAACAACTGCAGGATGTATTCTACAAGGGGGAACATTTTCTGTCCCAAGATGGGAGTGATATGGAAcaatttgggctgcaatcctatatccactgaaatccccactgaactcaataggacttgactccaagtagatatgcataggactgcactcaCACTAATGTGTTTAGAGTTCTTTCTCACTCTGTCCCCcactatgatgatgatgttaataaataataataatactttattacttatatcccgcccatctggctgggcctccccagccactctgtactGTCCTCCATCAGGGAAGCTATGAGGAATAAATGGTACGGgcagggttggcccaagacatttttgcaCCTGAGGGGAACCATGGAATGGTGCTGACCCATCTGGAAAGAAgaatgagtgaagatctacatcaggaacaagtgggAAATATATACatcgggaacaagggtgggagaccAGCAGCgcttcctatttgccaagaggccactgtagaggcagaCTTGAAGAGGCAGATCTGGCTTCCAAGGAGTGTGCTGCAGCTGTTACTGCCaccatggcagcagcagtgggcaagGCATTCTTTGGAGGCTGGATgcactgcccctgtggatcctgccacctgaggcagtttcctcaccttgcctcataggtgggctggccctgggtaCAGGTTAGTCATAAAGGTGGACATATTTTTCCCATAGCCTTTCAAAGAAGCGTTGTACATGTGCATGCCTGTTAAAAGGTTATAAGAGGTAGGGTCAAATGAAATAGCTGCACAGCAACTTTCTCTGGAGACAATTTCTCTTAGGTACCTTTCATACATGCCAATGTTCACCTACAAGCCATCATGCAAGGAGCAAGCATTTATGATCCGGCCCTGCGAGGAATCTATCCACAGAGAAACGGGTGAACTTTAGAATGGAGAGGTTTATTTTGAGTAATGAAGTGGTTGTAgtggaggaaggaggcagagaaTAGGAGGCTCTCTCCTTACTTGGTTCGATATTGTGGGTGCAAAAGATATACTCCTTCTGGATACTTCTCCTGCACCGTTTCCCTGTCTAGGTTGGCCAAGGCTCTTGCTGCATGGGAGGATTCCATGACCCGTGGAGACTTCATCATATGAGCAAGTATAGAAACCCAACCTAGGATTGAATCAAGCAAGCATATGTATCATCACCTGTCACTGACCAAAAGGGCAATCCATTTATTAATCATTTTAAAAGGGATACAAGTGCTGCTACTGTGTAGTAGGAAAGAAACACaatgaaacacacaaacacagtgaTTTTTACAGTATGTTATTTGATAGTTCCCATCAAGCTTGCTAAGTCTCCTGGTGTCTAAAAGATAAAATTGTGACGCTCTGCTGGATATTGTTTCTCACGCTCATCATTTAAAGGTGCAATGCAGGTGTTCTTATAAGACAAAGTTCAATATGTCAGAGATTAATTGTGGTCAGTCTATATGTGTAGCGGAAATCACGTGGTAAAGTTTATTTTTCTGGACTCGACAACAGCAGTCTGCAGGAGGGGTTGCCTGTTCAAATATTTCcctattttaaaaacttttagaACTAGCATATCAGGGAAAAGGGTGCAGCATAGCCTTCCTCCAATATGCTACTTGTCTGCTTGCAGGGAAGCATTTGAACAAGCAGCCTTCTACCCGACACAGCCCACTGCTGAAAATGCTTTACCAGTTGCAGTTCttaaatctttttattttattttcttatttcattTCCACATTTGATAAGAATGTAGGGAACTGCTCTACTTCTGGAATTCACTGCAGTACTGGCGCACGGAGAGACCACCACCCTTTTCTAAACATCCATTTAATATGCGCTTCTCAGAATGAGAATGCATCAGATATTCAACGGATAAGAATGGATAATCGGCTGACTGTATAAATAGGCTTAAAGTGTTAAATAATAGAAGGAAACATGTCTCCTACATCAGTAGGCTATACTTATGCATGATTATGTTCTTCCATTAAGGTTCATTCATAATCCAGCAATGAATTCCTTTCACCTCGGACCACTTGGCACATTATCTGACTACAGTCCTAGGCACACTTACCTGgaggcaagccccactgaacccaACAGAATAAAAAGCCTCTGCGACTATTATAAAGAAAAAGCTACAGGGTCCTGTTTCTTTCATCGTTAATTCTCCATTTTTCAGAGACCATAAGCTTTGCTGTTACCTGCACGAAATATAGATGAATGAAGCTGTTCATTGAGTGCCATGTTCCCAATTATGTGAATGATGCTCCTCTGTATTTGGGGGGAATCCTTGCGGATTTGGTATAGTTTTTGCAGCAGCTGAAGCCCCCCACTTGCTTCAATTTCATCACAATGACTAGGAATCTGAAATTAGGCAGGAAGTACTATCATGACTATCTTTAGCTGGCAAATAGTTTGTGACATGTTTTGTCTTCCATCCAGATAGAAATCATTCTAGAAATTGTATCTAGGGAACAGGCAAATATTTGCAGAGGGTTAAGAAGGTGGTGGTGTTACTATTGAATTACCTTGGAATGATGCACTAAGGCTTGTAAGCAGAAGAGTTCTACAGCCTTTGAAGGGACAGTACTGAGACTTTCACAATAAGGAAGCCCATTTCCACCAAAACACCATAAGCCCCCCtggaataaaaaatatatatatattcaggaaTGTATCTGAATTCATTTCAAAAAAGTGAGGTCAACGTTAAAAGCTTTCCTAACAACTAGGTTTGTGCAATTTGCATTTAAGGATTAGGCCATCTTGGTAACTTGATGGGGCAAATGGAAGAGCGATCCAATGTCCAGCCTCCATAAGATGTACTGGCTAATGCTTCCTGTTTATGGTAGCTAGGAGTAGTTAGCTAGATAGCAAAACAGGCACGCCAGCAGCACTGCAAAGATTTCCTGCTATTAAGATTATCTCCCAAACTATTAAAATATTGAACATGGAAATGAATTTTTGATATtttctactttaaaaaataaccacCGGCCTTTATGTTATCCTGACTTTGTTTCTCAAGACAAAAAATAAATTTCCTTAAGAATGTTACTGTGTGTGTCAGGAGTCACCCAAGGAGATGGATTCAAGGAATTTCCATTCCTAGAACATAACAGCAGCTGGAAATAATAGTGAGAAGAAAAAAGGCAAGCGAACAGTAATTTCTGCTAGCACAGAATGGTACATAAAATTTAGGAACTTACTGGTGGGCAGAATGGTTTTATAATGGTTTCACACATTAACTGGAAGACAGATTAGGTAAACACAGACATCAGGATAAAAATTGTTCAGTCAAGCTTCTTCTACCTTCATTGGTAACTCAGAGCATGCATTGTTCCATTTTTGTCAAAATATTTAGAGTTAGGAACACACCTTTCGTGCAGCGATGGTCTGGCTGCTTTCTCTTAAAGCCAATGATGTAAAATATTGTACACATGGGTCAAGATCTGTCTGAGGCAAAGCCGCCAGCAACAGTAGAAGTTCATCTTCTGAATAACAAGCCTGTAATGTAATCCAAAAACACCTGTTAACATCTCCCACAACAGCAGGCACCAGAAAATTATGTAAAAACACTGATCAGTGTGAAATGACCAGTTCACATCAGAAAAATGTAGTGCCTAACTGCTACTGAAGTTACTGCCCTAGATGCCATGGGTTTTAGATATCTTGGAAACTGCTTCCATGTTTCATCTCGCCCTCCATAATATGCACAGCAAGGGCCACCTAACAATAACAGCAATTTGAATTGACTTCCAGATGTGGGGATGAGGATTTCTCTAGATGTTTCTGCTCACTGCTAGTTCTAGCCAGGGCTAGTTAAGGGATACACGTCCCAGCCTGCCTGGAAGAGCAGTCTGTCATGTAGTTCAGTTGTGTCCTATGTTTTGCAAAGTATAACTGTTTCCAGGACAGTTTGCAGACCCCAGTCTGAGCATCCAATAGTTGCCACTCCTCACCTTCTGCACTCATTCCAATTAATCTTTTATGTCACTGTGTTTTGTCTCCCTTTCTTGCTacgggctggattcaactaactaCTCCTACTAACTGAGGCCTGCACAATGgagcttccccttccccccgctCACCTCTTAAGCTCCCCAAATTGGCTTGGGAGGGGAGAACCCCAAGAACAGCACACCAGAGGAcaagaggggagattgttccatcatgCAAGCAGCAATGTTGACACTGACGCAGCAACCTCCTTTGTCatacattgaattcctccctgtTTGCCTACAGACTTCAGTTCATTCCTATGTCCCTGCCTCTACACTCCCAGGGATGGCATGGCTTGACATATCCCTGATCTCATCTCCACTTCTCATTCTGTTCATTCCAGGCTGCACCATGACTCTGCCCCTTAAATCTAAGCCCTGATCTTGAAGTCACCATCAGCCATAGGGACTGGATAATGAAAGCTACCTTCCTTAACTTAGGAAATCTCAAACCAACTCTTAAGATTTCAAAATGTTGTTAATCCACATAGATGAAAATGTAAATCAGTTATTATGTTAGACCAGCTATATGGGTCGACTCTTAGACACTAGATTTCAAAATACTTCTATGAAAAACAGTGAAGTCTGGATTTCATAATACGTACATCTCTTTGTTTTGGTAGACGATGGGGTAGCAGGAAAAACCGCAGGTCAACATCTTTACTTCGAGCTAAACCAATAGTAGTTCTCTGATCACTTGCTTGGGCAGCTGTCATATACTGATAATCTGTATTAGAACAAATAGAGTTAGGCCTTAAACAAACTTGAAATATTTCCCTTTGTTTATAAAGTTTTCTAAAGTCCATGCAAGTAAGCCAGCAATACAAATTTGCAATTAATAAACGCAAGTGAGGACATATGGTAATTCACAATATATGGAGGAACGGAAAAGGGAGAGACTTTCCATCCATCTGTTTGGAAAGGACTGTATGCACTAAGGTGTCAAACATatataagatttttaaaaatcaatttttcagggtgaggaggggggagaaatagCTGCACCACTGATATGAAACCCTAGTATCTgcatttaggttttttttaaaacttaacgTATCAATTTATAAATTTATGCACCAGGCGCTCACATGAACGTTGAAATAATCCTTAAAGCATTGGACTTCAATGGGTAGGTTGTAGAGCCAAGTCAAAAACTGGATATTCAGTGCTAGTTTTTTTCTAAGCAGATGGCAGACAactaaaaatgttcctcttcttttatatatatattttaaaataaaaatataaatcacagttatttactgcatttatattctaccttttcctccaaggaactcaaggtggtatatatggttctccccctccccatttaatccccaaaacAATGCTGCGAGttggtttggctgagaggcagtgactgacccaaggtcacctagtgagcttcataacCAAGTAGGGATTTGAGCCCCAGTCTctcaggtcatagtccaacactctaaccactttgCCATACTTTTAAGAGACTTAAGTTAAAACACTAGCTTTCATAACAGAATACCTTACCATGCCAGTAGCAATTGGAGGCTAACTCCTGCACAGCTTGTAATCGGACCATTTTATCTTCTGACTGGCTTCTTTTCACAAGGAGCCACAAGGCACACTCATGCTCATCTGTGTCAAAAGTACTGAAGCGTTCTttactcaaaaaataaaataaaaatcaagtaaTTGCAGTTGTTCATTAAACTTTGCATTATCAACAGAAAATGAAGATAACtttcagaagccacactttgaaGCATATTATTCAACAGATGGAATCATTCTTTGTACAACAgtataattattatatatttatttaaaatctgcCCTGCCATCCTGACAGGGACTCGAGGCAGtttaccaataaaaataaaaacagtgcaCAGAAATGAGCTGAAAGTGCAGCAGGACAGAAGAAACGGTTATGTATGCTGTATACTGATAAAACCACTATTGTGTAATTAATTATGCTCTGGATATAAGCTGTGCTTAAAAGTGTTCTAAGTGCAATATTCCGTACAACGATCCTGTTCAGCCAGCCAGTGTTATCATCTGCATCTTGCTGTGATACAGTGGCTTGTGTTAAATCACCTAGCGAGTTGATGCCAGAGCTGTgactgaaactgggacctttCTGGTTCACAGCTTTGCCATTATGTAGCTCTAAACCTGTTACCTTAAAATATGGTTATACAGAG
Above is a window of Lacerta agilis isolate rLacAgi1 chromosome 3, rLacAgi1.pri, whole genome shotgun sequence DNA encoding:
- the SERAC1 gene encoding protein SERAC1 isoform X4; amino-acid sequence: MSLAAYCGICCRKIGTLGSAQKTDQSWKDIRKIAKLTGSLILGGCIFAIYEVLALRKLFSFDTQVVQQEKLKSYIYLQTVSLDPSGYQGISHQVRKVLHRAARKILETNARIFRRPFDERFSTFDTDEHECALWLLVKRSQSEDKMVRLQAVQELASNCYWHDYQYMTAAQASDQRTTIGLARSKDVDLRFFLLPHRLPKQRDACYSEDELLLLLAALPQTDLDPCVQYFTSLALRESSQTIAARKGGLWCFGGNGLPYCESLSTVPSKAVELFCLQALVHHSKIPSHCDEIEASGGLQLLQKLYQIRKDSPQIQRSIIHIIGNMALNEQLHSSIFRAGWVSILAHMMKSPRVMESSHAARALANLDRETVQEKYPEGVYLLHPQYRTNEPIKADVLFVHGLLGAAFKTWRQQDIEQPAAEKEVDTEDDYTECWPKTWLASDCPTLRIISVEYDTHLSDWRAKCPVDSYRESLSYKSTELLKKLRAAGVGDRPLVWLSHSMGGLLVKKMLLDASKDSDMNSIVNNTQGIVFYSVPHHGSRLAEYSKTVRFLLFPSVGVKELSKDSPDLKVLNDDFLSFAKDKNLPVLSFAETMPTRVSRVLSLHVVPVESADLGIGELIPVNVSHLNICKPKNKDSFLYQYTLKFIRDSLERKLGN
- the SERAC1 gene encoding protein SERAC1 isoform X5, producing MDRMSLAAYCGICCRKIGTLGSAQKTDQSWKDIRGCIFAIYEVLALRKLFSFDTQVVQQEKLKSYIYLQTVSLDPSGYQGISHQVRKVLHRAARKILETNARIFRRPFDERFSTFDTDEHECALWLLVKRSQSEDKMVRLQAVQELASNCYWHDYQYMTAAQASDQRTTIGLARSKDVDLRFFLLPHRLPKQRDACYSEDELLLLLAALPQTDLDPCVQYFTSLALRESSQTIAARKGGLWCFGGNGLPYCESLSTVPSKAVELFCLQALVHHSKIPSHCDEIEASGGLQLLQKLYQIRKDSPQIQRSIIHIIGNMALNEQLHSSIFRAGWVSILAHMMKSPRVMESSHAARALANLDRETVQEKYPEGVYLLHPQYRTNEPIKADVLFVHGLLGAAFKTWRQQDIEQPAAEKEVDTEDDYTECWPKTWLASDCPTLRIISVEYDTHLSDWRAKCPVDSYRESLSYKSTELLKKLRAAGVGDRPLVWLSHSMGGLLVKKMLLDASKDSDMNSIVNNTQGIVFYSVPHHGSRLAEYSKTVRFLLFPSVGVKELSKDSPDLKVLNDDFLSFAKDKNLPVLSFAETMPTRVSRVLSLHVVPVESADLGIGELIPVNVSHLNICKPKNKDSFLYQYTLKFIRDSLERKLGN
- the SERAC1 gene encoding protein SERAC1 isoform X3 codes for the protein MDRMSLAAYCGICCRKIGTLGSAQKTDQSWKDIRKIAKLTGSLILGGCIFAIYEVLALRKLFSFDTQVVQQEKLKSYIYLQTVSLDPSGYQGISHQVRKVLHRAARKILETNARIFRRPFDERFSTFDTDEHECALWLLVKRSQSEDKMVRLQAVQELASNCYWHDYQYMTAAQASDQRTTIGLARSKDVDLRFFLLPHRLPKQRDACYSEDELLLLLAALPQTDLDPCVQYFTSLALRESSQTIAARKGGLWCFGGNGLPYCESLSTVPSKAVELFCLQALVHHSKIPSHCDEIEASGGLQLLQKLYQIRKDSPQIQRSIIHIIGNMALNEQLHSSIFRAGWVSILAHMMKSPRVMESSHAARALANLDRETVQEKYPEGVYLLHPQYRTNEPIKADVLFVHGLLGAAFKTWRQQDIEQPAAEKEVDTEDDYTECWPKTWLASDCPTLRIISVEYDTHLSDWRAKCPVDSYRESLSYKSTELLKKLRAAGVGDRPLVWLSHSMGGLLVKKMLLDASKDSDMNSIVNNTQGIVFYSVPHHGSRLAEYSKTVRFLLFPSVGVKELSKDSPDLKVLNDDFLSFAKDKNLPVLSFAETMPTRVSRVLSLHVVPVESADLGIGELIPVNVSHLNICKPKNKDSFLYQYTLKFIRDSLERKLGN
- the SERAC1 gene encoding protein SERAC1 isoform X2 — encoded protein: MGRWTGRRGREEAGAHGRPRGCGAEAGAPEGRMSLAAYCGICCRKIGTLGSAQKTDQSWKDIRGCIFAIYEVLALRKLFSFDTQVVQQEKLKSYIYLQTVSLDPSGYQGISHQVRKVLHRAARKILETNARIFRRPFDERFSTFDTDEHECALWLLVKRSQSEDKMVRLQAVQELASNCYWHDYQYMTAAQASDQRTTIGLARSKDVDLRFFLLPHRLPKQRDACYSEDELLLLLAALPQTDLDPCVQYFTSLALRESSQTIAARKGGLWCFGGNGLPYCESLSTVPSKAVELFCLQALVHHSKIPSHCDEIEASGGLQLLQKLYQIRKDSPQIQRSIIHIIGNMALNEQLHSSIFRAGWVSILAHMMKSPRVMESSHAARALANLDRETVQEKYPEGVYLLHPQYRTNEPIKADVLFVHGLLGAAFKTWRQQDIEQPAAEKEVDTEDDYTECWPKTWLASDCPTLRIISVEYDTHLSDWRAKCPVDSYRESLSYKSTELLKKLRAAGVGDRPLVWLSHSMGGLLVKKMLLDASKDSDMNSIVNNTQGIVFYSVPHHGSRLAEYSKTVRFLLFPSVGVKELSKDSPDLKVLNDDFLSFAKDKNLPVLSFAETMPTRVSRVLSLHVVPVESADLGIGELIPVNVSHLNICKPKNKDSFLYQYTLKFIRDSLERKLGN